AGGTCAGACCTCACCAAAACATGCAGAGATTAAATCTTACTGAGGACAGGTGTCAATTCCCTCTAGAATGGAGGCTTCATCCATGGTTTTCCATTGCCTGTCCTGTTTTCCTGTATGAATATGCCTTACATGactcttcttcctctcctgaACACCTGAGCCGTACAGAGGTTCTTTGTTGAACCTCTTCTGTTCTCAAACTGTGGTGCAGGCTGAATTTCAGCTCCTGGCTTTTCTGCCTGACTATTGAACTTGCTTGCTCCAAGATTTCCACTCTTGGACTCTTGTCAAATAgggattaattaaaaaaagaaaaaagagaagtaaGAATATGTCAGGTTTTAGTGACTGGGAAACATAATTTTCCCATCTGTTGCTGTGATGCATTTTGCACTTGCAGATTCAAAAAGGAAGTGGAAACCTAGTGTGTGCTGTTCTGTACAAGTATTTGGGACGTATTTGTCAAAGGAGATACAAACCCAGCACCTGTCTTTGAAACTAACAGGTCTTACAGCTTGAGCTGATGTCTTTGAGCTTTATTATgcatttttaatgtcttttatgtttttcttaAGTGTAGATTTGTTAAGCAAGTCCCACCCAATTGACAAATCCCATGTTATTTTTAATCCCTTTACGTTTTGCTGATCTGACCTTTGATTACCTGCCTGAAATTAAGGGATTTGCTTTTCTGCTGTCCACTCTCGTCACTCTGGGGATCTTCTGTGTTAATTACCAAGTGAAACTTAATGCAGAATACTGGGGTACTGTGAATATTAACCACACTAAAGCTTAAACATTCAAAGTGAAAGCTGCAAGCTGCTTGATCTAAATATGTCAGATATTCACAGCTCTGGTATTTCTCTGTTCACGTTTCTCTAAACCCAGGTacgggctgggagctgctctccTGTGACTGTTGAGTTATGAGGGTGCAGGTCTTAAGGAGCTGCAGAACTTGGAAAGGAAGGATGCTGCCAGCTTGGCTTCCAGCCCCACACATGCTGGGCTCTGTGGAGGGTCCAGTACAACTAACACCAGGCAGCTCTGGACGGTAGAGACTGGGGAGTGTTGGTTTCAGGTGTTGGGACACCAGCCTGAGGTTGGCAGCCTGGCTTTGAGCCTGGTCTAATCCCATCTCTCTGCTGACAGTGCAGCTCTTTTGTTTCTAATTCACATCTAAAAGCTTGTGACAGCAGAATGAAGGATACTTCCCTTAGGATTCAGATGTTCTTAAGAGTGAATTTAAGCCAGTTCTTCTGAGGAAAAGAGATTAGTCTTGATAAAGACACTGCTGAAAAACTTCAGGGTTGCATTAGGAGAAGCTTTGCAGGTTCTTTGTGCCTTGGGCCCTTGGCACATTAGGAACTGTATGATGTGCTTGGGGTGTAGATGTCTTCCTTCCATGGAAGATTGCCAGGAGAGGGGGGTGGGGTTTGAGGCGGGGCTCTTCATCAGTGCTTAATTAACATCACAACAACTTGTGCCAGGAGCCCTGACTGGTTCTGTTTTCACAGGAGACACTCTCCTTGTGATTCGTGCCCCATCTGGCACACGTTTGGAGGTTCCCATCCCTGAGGTGAGTGATAAATACATGGGCAGAGTGCaggggctctgtgtgtgtgcatgtatgcTTTGCCCGTGGAAAACTGACATTCTATTTGGAAATGGTTTTTAAGGTATatctgtgttttgcttttgacTTTTCTCAGGGCCTAAATGGACAGAAGAAATACCAGATCCACCTGAAGAGTACAAGTGGTCCCATTGATGTTCTCCTAGTAAACAAAGATACTTGGAGCTCTCCTCCTGTTGTactccctgtccctccccctgAAGACCTCATTCAGTGCCAGGCAGCTGCACCCTCCAAACCGCAAATCCCACCACTCGCCCACTTCCAGGAGGCCTCTgttcccagcagcacccagccctcCACACCAACACCCACCAGCACTCAGGACCATGGCCCTCCCACACAGAAAAATGCAGGCACAGGTGAGAGGGAGCTATAGAAGGCAGAAACAGGCTGGTGGCTGGCAGAGGAGGGTACATTCCTTGGCCCCGTTTGGGCTGGCACTACTGGATGTGCAGCGTTGAGAGCTCCTGGCAAAGGGGCAtcactgcctttgctgctgcccttccttTGGCCGTGGTTAGTGGgactggctgtgctcagagaaATCAGGCACTTGACTTCAGGGGGTAGTGCCAGCCTGTAGGAGCACCTGGAGGAGAGAAGCTGATCATGCAGGTTCATTGATCAGCAGAAAATATGTCCAGATATGGACGTGGAGGAAAGCAGGAAAGTTtctccctgtgcagctgcttgtgcctggccagcactgccagcgaGGGCTGAGTCTGTGCCGCAGCTGCCTCGGGGCTGGTGGGAGATGACATTCCTGCGTGTGTCTGTGGCTGTTTCCAGAGTGCGATGTCCCGGCGGCAGAGTCCAAGGGCAGTGGTGACTTCGAGGGCCAGCCAGCGGCGTTGGacacacagctgctgcagtCCTCAGCCTCGCTGGACAGCAGCTCTGTCTTGCCCAGCACCTCTACCTCCTTTGAGCCCATCAAGCCTGACCCCACAGGAAGTGAGTATGCTGCTTGTTTCATGTGTCACTCCAAAATCCTACTGCTGggagtgagggaaaggctgCTGGGCCTGGAGGAAGGAGCTGAACTCCATTCTGCCTTTGCTGTCAGCCAGGGTCTGCAAAGGATGAGTAGGCATTTCCCTGTGAGGCTGCCAGGAAACACGGTGATGAGGTGACTGTGTCTTGTCTAGtgtcctgctgctttctgtgaCAGGAGTACTAGAAAATCTGCAAGGGACACCCGCATGACACACGTCTCTGCTGTTACATGTAGGGTTATTCCCTTTCAGTCTTTTCTGTAGAGTAAGGTCCTGTCTTGGAGACTGTGTGAAGCTATAGAATTTTCAGCCACCACTGAGAGCACCTTTGTAACTCAGGAGGAGTTTTCTGTATTAGGAGAGCTCTTGTCTCACTTTCCCTCCTTTGCTCAGGAATACTTCATCTGTCTTTAGTGATCTTGTGTTCTTAGTGATCTTGCAGTATGTATTTGGGGAGCTCCTTGATATGCTTTAAAAAAGGAACACTGGAGCTTTATGCCAGGAAATGGCAGGCTGGCCCAAGGAGAGAAAAACATCCTCTAGGTAAGCCACACTGCTGGAATGTTTTGAAGCCAAACTTCCCTGCAGAAACATTCAAGGTTAGGTTATGGCTGGAAGAAGAAATCTTACTTAAATGCAGCTCATACAGTGCTTTGTTCACTTCTGCTGCTGGCATGTCTCAGAGAAGCATGAGCTGTATGTCTGGAGTCATCTTGGTTGTGGAATTAGGCCTTGGATGTGCATATATCTTATCACTGTGCCTCTCCAAAGGCATGTCCTCATCCTACACAAGGTAATCGAGGCAGTGTACTGGGTGAGGTTTACAGACACAGCTGCTGACTGTGATAACATGTTCATGTCCCAGGGCTCCTAcaagtttattttaaagtagTGGAGCTTCAGTGTTTTGTTGCTTGTCATTGCAGCAGAAATATCTGACACAGACTGTGGGAGCAGAATTTCTGGATGATTTGGGTGTGTAAGGAGCAAGTAGGTGTGTGGGTGATTCTGCTATAAAGCATTTCAGACTCTTCATGTAATGATCCAAACCATCTGGTTTGTTGTATTTGCAGTACTGGAACTTCCCAAAGAGCTGTCAGAGATGCTTGATCCAATGAGAGGTACGTTCATTCCCTGACCACAGCTTTTTTCTGTGCCCATCTATCCACAGAAAAGGGACAATTTGTTTGATTCGCTCCCTTTTGGATTATTTTGTGGATGTGGTTTTGTAAGGTGCTTGTGGTCATTGGTGGCTGCTGGCCCTCTACTAAAGAGTAGTTAGGCACTCTTAAAATTACTGGTTTctgtatgtatttttatgtcCCCATGTTTCCAGCAACCTCTGCTAGATCTTGTCTGCAGCACACCAGCAAGGGCTTTTCTGTCCCCATGCCGATGCTAATCCGTGCTCGGCCTTCCCATGCTCCTTCAGCTTGTCAGCactatggaaaagaaaaatccctgttAAGTCTTGTTTCAGCTTTAGCCTGCCCAAGGCTAATCCAAGCAAATAATCTGGGGAGATAGTGTTCTCTCTTCAAAATACTTctcagtggtggtggtggtggaggaGCTGGTAATTTTGAAGCAGTAGGGGAGAGAGATGCTGTTACTTGTGTTTGGAGTTCTGACTCTGCCCAAGGAATGTCTGTGGGTTGCTGCCTAATGGTGGGACAGACTCTGGGTTAAGGGCAGAAGAGGTGAAGGAATTTGGTTTGACATAAACCTAAACAGGGAAATTTTTTATCAGTACATTTATTTCTCTTCACTGCTGGCAGAATCCTTTGTAGccccacagccaggcagggCCAAGTACACCCAAGCACTTCAGTGGTGGTCACAGGAGAAGTACAACAGCTGTCCCTAGTTGTGTGCTCTAGCAGATGCTTTGTGAAGGTGCTGCCTTTGGGTAAAAATCCCCACAGACCCAAACACAGACCCGTGTGAGTCTCCAATCTGTGTACTCTTAGCCCTGGGCTCCACAGTCATCCAGGAGAAAATCCTTCCTCCTTGCCCAGCACCTCTGCTACAGATAGTGGATGAAGTCTTGATGATGTCAAAGTACATCTGAAGAGTAAGTTTGAGTTCACAATGTGAGACATAAACTTCTGCAAAGGCCCAGCCATGTAGAAGATCCAACTTACCCAAAGTAACTCTACTGTGTCACTGTGTGGACGCTATTGTAAAGGAGATGTTTGCTCTCTATGGGAAAGTATGTGGTTTTATGGAGTATTCTTCCCAGTTTGGAGGGGGAAGATAAAAGATCCAGGAGCAAAGGACAAAACAGAGTCAACAGCTACAGAGGCAAAACTCAGGACTGGAAAAGAGCAGCACTACAGAGCTCAGAGGAACGGTCCTTGCAGCGTGCTCCATGCAGCCTTTCTCATCCCTGTGTGATCCCAGTAATGCTGCCctggcactggcagctgctttaAGGCTGTGCAGTTTAAGCCACAGGAGCTGGAGCTCTCCCATAGTGTTTTGTGCTGGAATTACTTTTACTACATGGTTTTATCTCTCTTAAGTGCAAGCTTCCTTTCAATGCCTGCTGCACATGCTGTGCCTTAGCCAGAGAAGGGATGACAAGGGTGAGGAAAGTGGGGAACTACTCAGGAGCAGCCCAGGAGAGTAGAGTTTTGCTATCATGCTTGTCTCTTCCCCAGAATGTGTGAACTCTGAGCTGCTGGAAGAGCTGATGTCATCTGAAGGTGAGTCTCTGAGTCTCCTGTCATGGCGTGGTCTTCCCAGGAGGAAGACCATGCTGTGTGACTTCCCCCAGCTGGCAGCCTTGTGACTGCAGACTCACCCTCATCTTTTATGGGCTCTGGACACAGACTCTGTTCTCACTGTCCTGCCAGTCCCTGGGAGAGGTGTGAGAGCCAGGAGTCTCTTCAGTTCTGCAAGTGTGAGGTGGCTGCTCTGCTCAGTGCCATTGGCAGCTctcagctggggtgggagtgcTGAGTTTTGTAACCAACCCTGGGCTTCTCTTTCCCCAGTGTTTGCTCCCTTGCTCCGCCTCTCCCCTCCACCTGGAGATCATGACTACATCTATAACCTGGATGAGAGTGAAGGAGTCTGTGACCTCTTTGATGTGCCTGTCCTCAACCTCTGATTTCTCAGTGCGGCTGTGGGCTCCGCAAACACGGACTGTTTTGTAACTCTTTGGAAAGTGTCTATTTTTGGATTCCTTTTGTGCTAGAGCTCGATGGCCGAGTAATTCAGAGATGCTCTCAAATGGACTCAGAACCAAGAGATGTGGACTTGCAGGCTGGGAGCCTCCCTATAGTTTGCTTCTTCCTCTGGTGCACGTGCAAGACACACGTCCAGCTTTCCCCCCGCACCTCTCCACTGGATCCTGGGCCTCATTTCAGAGGCTCTGTGTTTTGAGTGTTCCCAGTTCACCTGCAGAATTTGCCCACGTGCCTCTCTGAGCTTCCTCCAATCTGCATGCCTTGGTTTTTCCTGCACTCCCAGAGGCACTTTGCACCTCCTAGGTACCAGCTGCTACAAGGAGCCCCAATACCATGGTCAGTTCACAAGCCCGGAGGTTGTTAGATAGATTTCTCTGTGTTAGTGGTTCGGATTGGGgcagttttatttctgaaaggcatccagaggaaaaaaaaaggcaccaaaGTGTCTATTTCTTTCAGTGACTTCAGACCAAGCTAGTATGTTTTACAAAAAGCACTTTTTTAGCCAGCTGTGCCTCCTAGTGGGACTTGGGAGCGGAGCGCTCCTTGTAGGACCCAGGAGTGCTGAGCCTTTCCCTGTTTGTGCATCAGCAGGAATGCTGGATCTGCTTTCACCAGTCTGCTGATGCACAACCCCGGGGGCTCCAGCGCCTTGtccagcagctgtgctgtttcTACAGGGCTAAAGCAGAGGTGCCAATGTGGTTTCgtttttaatttttggttttgccTGACTGAAGAGATGTTTGAAAGGATAAGACTGCTCCAGCTGGTGCCTGTAAGGCACTCCAGGGACATCAGAGCCTGCTCATATTTGCAAAtagctgtttttttccagccattGCACTTGAACCTGCAACTGTCTGAAAGGCGACCAAGCAGTAACAATTCAGTGGTATTTTGCTGTGACAGTTTATGTAGGTGGTGTCAAAATAGTGAGCTTTTTTTTACCCCATTTTCTCTCAAGATCAGGTTTTCTGTATATTTGAATTTGCTCCCTTCGTGCCCATACTCACACTCCCAGTTCCTGATCCTGTGGCAGGTCTTCACCTACTGCCATGCTTTCTCTGCATCATTTTTCCACAAGATTTTCTCATTGCTTTGTAACGGAAGGTCTGTTGTTGGGTTCTTTAGGATCATCACATGGTACCAGGTGTGGACCTTGTGCAGCTTAGTTGGAGTAGAAATGCCTTGATGGATTTGTGTTGCATTTTGCAAGCCCCAGCTTTGGGTTCTGGTCAGATCCTGTGAGTGTCTTTAGTTTTGCACATCTTCCTGCCACCACAGTGGAAGCAGCTgccctgcctttcctgctctgcAAACTGCTGAACAGAGAGTCAGGCCAGGCCAtggctggctgctgcagagagggGGCTTCCAGCCATCCACTTAAACAGCTGATATTTAATTTCTCCGCGTAGCTGCTCACTGCCTGTGACCCACACAAccagctgcagcaccagcactaaGGGATGTAAAGTTTGAAGAGCCTGCAGAGGTGAGAAACGTATGTGCTTGGGACCTgtgtccctggggtggctcCTCAGGCCCTCTCATTCTGCGTGGGACTCCTCCACAAGGACTGTTGGTTGCTGCAGTAACAAAGCACTGGCAGCCTCTTTGGGAAAAGCATGAAGAACTCCCCAGCTAGCAATGGGACACTAgtttggcagcaggcagctgctgctggcaagaCAGCTGAGGTGTGAGACCCCTCCGGGGGGTGAACTTCCAGCCTGCATGCAGCCAGTCCCTGAACCTTCCCCCTCCACATGGAAGCTGACCGGAATCACTCAGTCCTGCGTGTTAGCAAGGCTCCGTGGCTTTGGTGTAGCTCGAGTTCTTCGTGTACTGCctggcccttgcccttcttCCCAGTGTTCATGTTCGCCACCAGTTAGATGACCTCCCGAAAAGGATAACTAGAGAAAAATTTACAGTTGCAAACGAACTTTTGATTCATAtataaagattatttttatactttttttttttttttggcaaggaaagaaaattgcctGTGATATTTGTACAGAGTGTTCTCTGATGTGAATAAACAAAAACTTTCCAGAGTTTCTCACCTTGCCCCAGCCTGTGCCTCCTCTCTGCCCTAGCCCAGGGGATGGGGCTCCCTGGGAAGCGGGATGCCGGGCCCTTTCCCAGCAGGAGGCCCTGTCCTGCTACCGGAGGTGGGTCCTGCCACACCCGCGTCAGCTCAGGTGAGGGGGCCGGGCCTGCCCGGGGCTGGGGTGGTGGCACAAGGCCTCGGTGCGGCGGCCTGGCCCTTCGtgaggggaggcggcggcggcagcaacGCGGAACTGCCGGCGGTGCGGAGCGGCCGCGGGAGCCATGCCGCCGCCCAAGGACGTGGTGAAGATCGCCATCCAGATGGTGGGAGCCATCCCGCAGCTCATCGAGCTCCAGCAGGTACTGCCCGGCACCCCCGCACCCCTCCCCGGgccccccaccccagctcaCGGCCGGCCTCCCTCTCGCAGACCAAGCCGCTCGCTTCAGTGCTCAAGGACGTCTGTGATGCGTGAGTACCGCCCTCGCTGCCTGCCACCGCGCCGTGACAGGTCCTGACAGCCCGTGGCCGGGCTGCGGTGACCCGGTGGCTGCCGGCACCAGCCGAACGGGGCTGTGACCGGCCGCCCGTGGCCGCAGGTGGAGCCTGCCCAACGCCGAGCGCTACGCCCTGCAGTACGCGGACGGGCGGCAGACCTACATCACCGAGTCGGTGAGACACCTCCCAGCCCCCGACCCCGCCGCTGCAGCGCCCACCGGCTCAccggctccttttctcctttcagaACCGCAGGGACATTAAGAACGGGAGCATTTTACGGCTGACCACCTCCCCGGTACATCCCTCTGCCCCCCTATTTCCTCCTCCGCTGCGTGCTCTGGTGGGATGTGCCCCTGCAgtgggtgctccaagccctctGCTTGTGACTCCCTTGGTGACTTGAGCTCATGATGGCTCTTCTCTGTGCCTCAGACCCAGCAGAAATAATACAGGCAGGAGACATGTCTCAACCTTCATTTTCCCTTGGCAGAGCTTGGGGGAGTTTGAAGAGAAACTAAATATCCTGAAATGTTTTGGATGCATGGGCCAACTCATCAAGTGTTCTTGGTGTCATGCCAGTTTGACCTCCATCCTCAGCTCCATCTGGTCTCTGCTCTGGTGGCTCTGTTTCTTGGTCCAGCTCCTCACTGGGGCTGCTCTAGCCTGAGACTCCTTCCAAAACTTGCACTTCAACTCTTACAGCCACCTTCAAGCTTCTCACTGTCTTTCGATGAGCCCCTTTGGCTTGattcttttcttcctggtaGGACCAAGAAGCACAGCGGTTATACACTGGGATCCAGAGCAAGAATGTGGATGTGAAGACTGACTCACTGAAGAAGCTTGCAGGCCTCTCCCAGGATGTTACCTTTGCTCAAGAGTTCATCAGCAGGAATGGCTTGAAGCAAATCTACTCTATTgtggaagaaggaaatgagtGAGTATCAGGACGGGACTTTCCTTGCactccttgccttttcttctcccttgcTAATGCTGCATGAGCTCCAAGCTGGGCGTTGGAGTGGACTCTTTGTGTTCCTGACTTGTTGATGCCTGTACTgtggctgtgtccctgcacGCTGGCAGCCGGGGGGAAGGTCCCCAGGGATATGCAGTCCTGACTCCTTGTGAATGTGCCCAGACTTGAACCTTCCATCCCTTCTCTGGCTGGGTTATCTGTAGCCTCATGGGGTTTGCTACCAGGAAACCTCCTGAGATCATCTTGGCCCCCAGTGCTGTTCCTCATTTCTGCCACCCTGAATGATCCCTCTGTCTTGAGGTTTTAGCTGCAAGAGATTTGCAGGGATCTCAAAAACACCCTGGTTGCCAAATACCAGCGCCTGTGTGACTCTTTCAGGATGTGATGGTGCAGCTCCCCTGAGCTCCTGTCACACAGAGAATGTGGAACCAAGCAACACAGCACATTTCTTGGAAGCTGGGGGAGAGATATGGGGTGGTTCAGCTTTCCCGAGGGCTTGTCTGCAGTGATCTTTGTACCATAGTGATGCAGCTTTCCAACTACTGAAATTCCTCTGCCTTGACTTCCTGGGGAAGTCAAGTTCCTGGGATGACTAAGTGACAGTCTGTTTTCTTACCCAACagtctctttcctttctcctgctcactgctcttctcTCTAGCTGTTTCTAACATGCCCACCAATGTTCAATTGCACAGACACCACTGTAGGATGGGAGTGGGGTACTTGGAGCCATCCTCACTGTATTTGTTCATCTGTCCCTCAGTACAGGGGAGATGCTGGCTCACACCCTGAAAGCCTTCACAGAGCTGATGGAGCATGACTTTGTTTCCTGGG
This region of Aphelocoma coerulescens isolate FSJ_1873_10779 chromosome 11, UR_Acoe_1.0, whole genome shotgun sequence genomic DNA includes:
- the E2F4 gene encoding transcription factor E2F4 isoform X2 is translated as MRGPGAGGGQMAECGAQPPGGGSGAAGAPSRHEKSLGLLTTKFVSLLQEAKDGVLDLKLAADTLAVRQKRRIYDITNVLEGIGLIEKKSKNSIQWKGVGPGCNTREIAHKLIELKADIEDLEQREQELEQQKMWVQQSIKNVTEDMQNSRLAYVTHEDICKCFTGDTLLVIRAPSGTRLEVPIPEGLNGQKKYQIHLKSTSGPIDVLLVNKDTWSSPPVVLPVPPPEDLIQCQAAAPSKPQIPPLAHFQEASVPSSTQPSTPTPTSTQDHGPPTQKNAGTECDVPAAESKGSGDFEGQPAALDTQLLQSSASLDSSSVLPSTSTSFEPIKPDPTGKCVNSELLEELMSSEVFAPLLRLSPPPGDHDYIYNLDESEGVCDLFDVPVLNL
- the E2F4 gene encoding transcription factor E2F4 isoform X1; this translates as MRGPGAGGGQMAECGAQPPGGGSGAAGAPSRHEKSLGLLTTKFVSLLQEAKDGVLDLKLAADTLAVRQKRRIYDITNVLEGIGLIEKKSKNSIQWKGVGPGCNTREIAHKLIELKADIEDLEQREQELEQQKMWVQQSIKNVTEDMQNSRLAYVTHEDICKCFTGDTLLVIRAPSGTRLEVPIPEGLNGQKKYQIHLKSTSGPIDVLLVNKDTWSSPPVVLPVPPPEDLIQCQAAAPSKPQIPPLAHFQEASVPSSTQPSTPTPTSTQDHGPPTQKNAGTECDVPAAESKGSGDFEGQPAALDTQLLQSSASLDSSSVLPSTSTSFEPIKPDPTGILELPKELSEMLDPMRECVNSELLEELMSSEVFAPLLRLSPPPGDHDYIYNLDESEGVCDLFDVPVLNL